The sequence GAATGACGCTCGTTACTTCGGGCGACGACAAGATAATCGAACAGGTGGTTAAGCAGCTCAACCGCCTCATCGATACAATAAAGGTGATTGATCTTACACAGACTCCAACTGTAATAAGGGAACTTGCCATGATTACAGTATTCTACCAGAAAGGCACACGCTCAGAGATCCTGAATGTGGGCGACATTTTCAGGGGCAATGTGGTTGATATTAACAATAAAACCATAACGCTCGAAATTACAGGACCGCCCGACAAAATTGACGCCGCGATCAACGTCCTTGCCCCTTACGGCATTAAGGAACTTGCGCGCTCGGGTGCTGTAGCCTTGAAAAGAGGCGAACAGACAAAAGATTTTAAAAAGCAGACTAATTATTCACAACTTTAACACAAGGATTAAAATGAAAGTTTATTATGAACAGGATGCGAACCTGGATGTATTAAAAGGTAAAAAAATTGCCGTCCTCGGCTTCGGCAGCCAGGGACATGCCCACTCACTTAATTTAATGGAAAGCGGTCTCGATGTAACAGTTGGCTTGAGAGAAACCAGTGCTTCATGGCCCAAGGCTGAAAAAGCAGGACTTAAAGTTAAAACCGTAAAAGAAGCAGTTAAGGATGCAGACGTTGTAATGGTTCTTCTTCCCGACCAGACACAGAAAAAAGTTTACGACGAGGAAATAGGTCCTTATATTAAATCAGGTGCCACACTGGCCTTTGGCCACGGATTCAACATACACTACAAGCAGATCGTGCCTCCGGCTGACATAAATGTTATGATGATTGCTCCTAAAGGCCCGGGTCACCTGGTAAGAAGAACATATCTTGAGGGTAACGGCGTGCCTAACCTCATAGCTGTTTACCAGGATCCTTCAGGCAAGACAAAAGAAATGGCTCTTGCATGGGCAAAGGGCATTGGCGGAACAAGAGCAGGTGTCATTGAAACAAACTTCAAGGATGAGACTGAAACCGATCTCTTCGGCGAACAGGCTGTACTCTGCGGCGGCTCTGCAGAACTTATTAAGGCCGGCTTTGAGACACTTACTGAAGCCGGATATCCGCCTGAACTGGCATACTTTGAATGCATGCACGAGATGAAACTTATTGTCGACCTCTATTATGAAGGAGGCCTTACAAGAATGAACTACTCCGTAAGCGAAACAGCTGAATACGGCGGCATGACACGCGGAAAAAGAGTTATAAACCCCGAAGCAAAAAGCGAAATGAAAAAGATCCTTGCTGAAATACAGGACGGACGCTTTGCAAAGGAATGGCTTGATGAATGCAATAACGGGCTTCCTAACATGAAGAAGATGAGAGAGGAAAACCAGGAGCACTCAATTGAAAAGACAGGATCTAAGCTCCGCTCAATGATGAGCTGGCTCTTCAAGAAAAACGCCAAGGAAGAGGTGGGCGTATGAGTTTCAAGGTAATGCTGCTCCCGGGCGACGGTATCGGTCCCGATATCGTAAGCTCTGCTGTCAGGGTAATGAAACTGGTTTCGGGGAAGATGAACTTCCCCCTCCAGTTTACAGAAGGGCTCATGGGCGGATGCTCATACGAAAAATACGGCACTCCGCTTTCAGAAGATGTCCTAAGCGAGTGCAAGGCTTCAGACGCGGTATTGCTCGGAGCCGTAGGAGGGCCCAAATGGGAAACATTACCCCACCACCTGAAACCCGAGGCAGCGTTATTAAGGATCAGAAAAGAACTGGGGCTTTTTGCAAACATCAGGCCCGCAAAAGTCTACGACTGCCTGGTCGATTCCTCTTCACTTAAAGCGGAAACGGTTAAGGGAACGGATTTCATTGTTGTTAGAGAGCTTACAGGCGGAATATACTTTGGTGAACCCCGCGGCTTTGACGATTGCAGGGGATGGAACACCATGGAATATACACGCGCCGAAGTTGAGCGCATCGCAAGAATAGCATTTGAAATGGCGCGCACGAGAAGTAAAAAAGTTATGTCTGTCGATAAGGCCAACGTGCTTGAAGTCTCACAGTTCTGGAGAACAGTGGTGCATGAGGTGCATAAGGAATATCAGGATATCACTCTTTCCGATATGTACGTGGATAATGCTGCAATGCAGGTTGTACGTAACCCGAAACAGTTCGACGTTATTGTTACAAGCAATCTTTTCGGCGACATCTTAAGCGACATTTCAGGCATGATAACCGGAAGTCTTGGAATGCTTCCTTCTGCAAGCATGGGTACCAAATACGCCTTGTATGAACCGATACACGGCAGTGCCCCTGACATTGCAGGGCAGAACAAGGCAAACCCTCTTGCTACAATTTCCTCGGCTGCAATGCTCCTTGAGTATTCGCTTAAGAATCCCAAAGCTGCTGCCGTTATAAACGGGGCGGTTGAAGGCGTCCTGGCCGAAGGATACAGGACAGCCGATATATATTCCGAAGGCACAAAGCTCTTGTCTACAACGGAAATGACAGAGGCGGTTTTGGAGCAGGCGGAAAAAATACTTTCAGAAAAGTAATGATGTTAAGTCCTTACAAAGTTAATTAGAGAGAGATAGAGAGGAGAAAAAGTGGATAATAAAATAGTAATCTTCGATACAACACTGCGCGATGGCGAACAGTCACCAGGGGCTTCTTTGAACGTCTTTGAAAAGCTCGAAATTGCGCGCCAGCTTGTAAGGCTTAATGTGGATGTGATAGAGGCGGGTTTTCCCGTCTCCTCACCCGCACAGTTTGAAGCTGTAAAAAGAATTTCAGATGAATCTACGGCCATAATTGCGGCTCTGGCAAGGGCAAAGGAAGCAGATATCAAGTCTGCCTATGAAGCCCTGAAGAGCGCAAAGCATCCGAGGATTCATACGTTCTCCAGCACTTCGGACATCCATATACTGGGCAAGTTCGGCGACGACAAGTATGGCAGGACACTCAAGGAAAAACGCGACACGGTAGTTAAGATGTCTTATGACGCGGTGGCATATGCAAAGTCTTTCGTTCAGGACGTCGAATTTTCAGCCGAAGATGCAGGAAGAACAGACATCGGTTACCTCAGTGAAGTTGTTGAGGCCGCAATTGAAGCCGGTGCAACAACTGTTAATATACCCGACACGACAGGATACACACTCCCTGAAGAATTCGGGGCAATAATAAGCGAGTTAAGAAAAAGAGTTAAAAATATAGACAGGGCCATTATCAGCGTGCACTGCCACAACGACCTGGGCCTTGCTGTAGCAAACACTTTAAGCGCCTTAAAGAACGGAGCGCGGCAGGTGGAATGCACAATTAACGGAATTGGCGAAAGAGCCGGCAACGCATCTTTGGAAGAAGTTGTAATGGCTCTTAAGGTAAGACAGGATATCTGCGGATTTCATACCGATATAAACTCACCCGAGATATTCAACACCAGCCGTATGGTATCGGGCTTTAGCGGAATGGTAATTCAGCCGAATAAAGCAATTGTTGGCGAGAATGCATTCGCGCATGAGTCCGGAATCCATCAGGATGGAATGCTCAAAAACAAGCAGACCTATGAGATAATAACTCCTGAACTGGTTGGTGTAAATAAATCGAGGATTGTCCTGGGACGCCATTCAGGTCGCCACGGGCTTGAAAGCCGCCTGAAGGAACTGGGATATAATAAAAAAGGTGAAGAACTTCAGGCCGTATATGAAAAATTCCTGGCTCTTGCAGACAAGAAAAAAGAGATATTTGATGAGGACCTGAGACTTTTGATGGGCGACGATGTGCGCAGGGATGAAGAGCATTTTGAGATTGTCTCGCTTCAGGTTCAGTCGGGCACAACGGCAATACCGACCGCCACTGTTGCAATAAAGTCGGGTGAAGAAATTCTTCAGGGCTCGGCCATAGGCGACGGGCCTGTAGACGCATGCTTTAATGCCATTGAAATGGTGCTTAATGTAAAGCCCGTTGTTGAGGCTTATCATGTGCGCTCTGTAACTTCAGGCCGCCAGGCGATGGGTGAGGCCATAGTAAGAACAAGACATGATGAAAAATCCTTTACAGGTAGGGGCATTTCAACAGACATTATTGAGGCAAGTGCCAGGGCATTTTTAATGGCAGTAAACGCCCAGTACCTTTACCTGAAAAATGAAAACGCTCAGGATGAAGAAGAGCTCTCTGTAGCTTAATGAAATGAGATAACCGGAATTCGAAAAAGAATAATACTTAAGGAAATAAAATGGGAATGACAATAACCGAAAAGATACTCGCCAGGTCAGCAGGAAAGTCAAGGCTGACCCCGGGCGAGAATGTCTGGCTGAATGTCGACGTCCTGATGACGCATGACGTCTGCGGGCCGCCGACAATAGAAATATGGAAGAAGGAATTCGGGAGTGAAGCTAAAATATGGGATAAAGATAAGCTCGTTATCATCCCCGATCACTATATATTCACAGAAAACACACACGCAAACAGAAACGTTGAAATGCTTAGGACCTTTGCAAAGGAACAGGAGCTTAAGAATTACTATGACCCCGGAACAGACCGCTACAAGGGCGTCTGCCATATAGCCCTGGCTGAAGAAGGTTTTAACGTTCCCGGTACTGTGCTCTTCGGAACGGACTCGCACACATGTACTTCGGGTGCTTTCGGCATGTTCTCGACAGGCGTTGGAAATACGGATGCCGCTTTTATTATGGGTACGGGCAAGATCTGGGAGAAAGTGCCTGAATCAATAAAATTTACTTTTAACGGAAAGATGCCTGAATACCTGACAGCAAAAGACCTGATCCTTCAGATCCTCGGCGACATTGGAACCGACGGCGCCACATACTGCGCAATGGAGTTTGACGGAGAAGCCATAGAGTCACTTTCAATGTATGAGAGGATGACTCTTACAAATATGGCAATTGAAACCGGCGCCATAAGCGGCATAATTGCCGTTGACGGTGTAACTGAAAAATACCTCGAGGGAAGGGTGAAAGGAAGCTACGAAGTTTTCAAAAGCGACAATGATGCAAAATATCTTAAGACATTTACCTATGACGTTTCCAAGCTCAGGCCCGTTGTTGCAGCTCCGCACAGCCCGGACAAGCGTGCTCTTGCCAGCGAAGTTAAAGGAACAAGAGTTACAAAGTGCTACATAGGTTCATGCACGGGAGGGAAAATTACAGACTTCC comes from Ignavibacteria bacterium and encodes:
- the leuB gene encoding 3-isopropylmalate dehydrogenase; translation: MSFKVMLLPGDGIGPDIVSSAVRVMKLVSGKMNFPLQFTEGLMGGCSYEKYGTPLSEDVLSECKASDAVLLGAVGGPKWETLPHHLKPEAALLRIRKELGLFANIRPAKVYDCLVDSSSLKAETVKGTDFIVVRELTGGIYFGEPRGFDDCRGWNTMEYTRAEVERIARIAFEMARTRSKKVMSVDKANVLEVSQFWRTVVHEVHKEYQDITLSDMYVDNAAMQVVRNPKQFDVIVTSNLFGDILSDISGMITGSLGMLPSASMGTKYALYEPIHGSAPDIAGQNKANPLATISSAAMLLEYSLKNPKAAAVINGAVEGVLAEGYRTADIYSEGTKLLSTTEMTEAVLEQAEKILSEK
- the ilvC gene encoding ketol-acid reductoisomerase, producing MKMKVYYEQDANLDVLKGKKIAVLGFGSQGHAHSLNLMESGLDVTVGLRETSASWPKAEKAGLKVKTVKEAVKDADVVMVLLPDQTQKKVYDEEIGPYIKSGATLAFGHGFNIHYKQIVPPADINVMMIAPKGPGHLVRRTYLEGNGVPNLIAVYQDPSGKTKEMALAWAKGIGGTRAGVIETNFKDETETDLFGEQAVLCGGSAELIKAGFETLTEAGYPPELAYFECMHEMKLIVDLYYEGGLTRMNYSVSETAEYGGMTRGKRVINPEAKSEMKKILAEIQDGRFAKEWLDECNNGLPNMKKMREENQEHSIEKTGSKLRSMMSWLFKKNAKEEVGV
- a CDS encoding 3-isopropylmalate dehydratase large subunit → MGMTITEKILARSAGKSRLTPGENVWLNVDVLMTHDVCGPPTIEIWKKEFGSEAKIWDKDKLVIIPDHYIFTENTHANRNVEMLRTFAKEQELKNYYDPGTDRYKGVCHIALAEEGFNVPGTVLFGTDSHTCTSGAFGMFSTGVGNTDAAFIMGTGKIWEKVPESIKFTFNGKMPEYLTAKDLILQILGDIGTDGATYCAMEFDGEAIESLSMYERMTLTNMAIETGAISGIIAVDGVTEKYLEGRVKGSYEVFKSDNDAKYLKTFTYDVSKLRPVVAAPHSPDKRALASEVKGTRVTKCYIGSCTGGKITDFRFAARVLAGNTVKIPTFIVPGSTTVARMLEEETYEGSTLKDIFISAGCRIAPPSCAACLGGPADTFGRSVDGDVVVSTTNRNFPGRMGSKNAGVYLASPLTVAATAVNGSLADPAECM
- the ilvN gene encoding acetolactate synthase small subunit, with translation MKHIISVLLENRYGAFNRVATMFSGKGFNIQSISIGETEMPEVSRMTLVTSGDDKIIEQVVKQLNRLIDTIKVIDLTQTPTVIRELAMITVFYQKGTRSEILNVGDIFRGNVVDINNKTITLEITGPPDKIDAAINVLAPYGIKELARSGAVALKRGEQTKDFKKQTNYSQL
- a CDS encoding 2-isopropylmalate synthase encodes the protein MDNKIVIFDTTLRDGEQSPGASLNVFEKLEIARQLVRLNVDVIEAGFPVSSPAQFEAVKRISDESTAIIAALARAKEADIKSAYEALKSAKHPRIHTFSSTSDIHILGKFGDDKYGRTLKEKRDTVVKMSYDAVAYAKSFVQDVEFSAEDAGRTDIGYLSEVVEAAIEAGATTVNIPDTTGYTLPEEFGAIISELRKRVKNIDRAIISVHCHNDLGLAVANTLSALKNGARQVECTINGIGERAGNASLEEVVMALKVRQDICGFHTDINSPEIFNTSRMVSGFSGMVIQPNKAIVGENAFAHESGIHQDGMLKNKQTYEIITPELVGVNKSRIVLGRHSGRHGLESRLKELGYNKKGEELQAVYEKFLALADKKKEIFDEDLRLLMGDDVRRDEEHFEIVSLQVQSGTTAIPTATVAIKSGEEILQGSAIGDGPVDACFNAIEMVLNVKPVVEAYHVRSVTSGRQAMGEAIVRTRHDEKSFTGRGISTDIIEASARAFLMAVNAQYLYLKNENAQDEEELSVA